In Halomarina salina, one DNA window encodes the following:
- a CDS encoding universal stress protein gives MTLLAHTLVPVADADDARLTARSLDRYDPERVTVLHVVEKGGGVPDKTPVEQSEEQAAEAFEAFRETFPDAETEVRYGTDIVDTVFEAARDLDATAVAFHPRGGSRIVQLISGDRTLDLVTEGDLPVVALPGGPDV, from the coding sequence ATGACTCTCCTCGCTCACACCCTGGTCCCGGTCGCCGACGCCGACGACGCACGTCTCACCGCCCGGTCGCTGGACCGGTACGACCCCGAGCGGGTCACGGTGTTACACGTCGTCGAGAAGGGGGGCGGCGTCCCGGACAAGACGCCGGTGGAACAGAGCGAAGAACAGGCCGCCGAGGCGTTCGAGGCGTTCCGGGAGACGTTCCCCGACGCCGAGACCGAGGTCCGCTACGGCACCGACATCGTCGACACGGTGTTCGAAGCCGCCCGCGACCTCGACGCGACGGCCGTCGCCTTCCACCCGCGTGGCGGGTCGCGTATCGTCCAGTTGATCTCGGGCGACCGAACGCTCGACCTCGTCACCGAGGGGGACCTGCCGGTCGTCGCCCTCCCCGGAGGCCCCGATGTGTAG
- a CDS encoding amino acid permease, with product MVEHTRTLDFKVAFAIGLGTMIAAGIFSLSGTAVAAIGSSAVIAFVIAALVASITAAAYSEFASIYSENGGGYLFCSRTFDRFDTLKYGVGMALFLGYTGTTAFYLATMDEWFFMFILPESFAVLPRGTIGVLAAIALGALNAQGTEESGGFQVIVTAAKVAVLFVFIGGAIAYAGPGEATTTFTGGFEMEAGGIVSIAALAFITFFGFSAIAASAGEIIEPTKTVPRAIAASIVTVTVLYTLVIVAMVNAPVPNSVLEQGETAMGQVAASFLGPVGQYLIVAGAVFSMISASNASILAASGIGALMGRNGQGPRRFSRIHPDYGTPSWSIGTATALICLLIIVFMSLLGHHGLVAHDVLGLEPLTGFATFNLLLPLAVVNGALVFSRRNRPNLTRGFRMPGSPVLPVVGIVANLALIYMLPTVGVLIGTAVVVVMLGVYLAWGGTTPVDEMSERASLVTPTALGGSTSGEESLSNAEAFRVLVPIARPDRAPKYVRLARSLAGADHENPVVQLVTVTDTPDQTPSELMREENAERLTALRESLAEADVDTDNLLVESHICRDIGFDIVQTARDDGADRIMMGLPEEHPEVTERVEYEAPCGVLFVGDVPEPSSDRPLVIGTGEGPHQVELLSMVRRLGEAGIPVVVANVTPSEGGTSEHPESTLTRLEGVEVDVVDVTAPTVAAGLVEVAEERGGTLVVGASRTRRLDRWMFGSTPDRAVDLANDHDVPVAVYAHSTGVPDAITSTLFPVYRYARKLFSSGGPRQVSPE from the coding sequence ATGGTCGAACACACGCGGACGCTCGATTTCAAGGTCGCGTTCGCAATCGGTCTCGGGACGATGATCGCGGCGGGTATCTTCTCGCTGTCCGGCACGGCGGTCGCGGCCATCGGGTCGAGCGCCGTCATCGCGTTCGTCATCGCCGCGCTCGTCGCCAGTATCACGGCGGCGGCGTACTCGGAGTTCGCCTCCATCTACTCCGAGAACGGCGGTGGCTACCTGTTCTGTTCGCGGACGTTCGACAGGTTCGACACGCTGAAGTACGGCGTCGGGATGGCGCTGTTCCTCGGATACACGGGGACGACGGCGTTCTACCTCGCCACGATGGACGAGTGGTTCTTCATGTTCATCCTCCCCGAGTCGTTCGCGGTGCTCCCCCGCGGGACGATTGGCGTCCTCGCCGCCATCGCACTCGGTGCGCTCAACGCGCAGGGGACCGAGGAGTCCGGAGGCTTCCAGGTCATCGTCACGGCCGCGAAGGTCGCGGTCCTGTTCGTCTTCATCGGCGGGGCCATCGCCTACGCCGGACCGGGCGAGGCGACGACGACGTTCACCGGTGGCTTCGAGATGGAGGCGGGAGGCATCGTCTCCATCGCCGCGCTGGCGTTCATCACGTTCTTCGGATTCTCCGCCATCGCGGCGAGCGCGGGCGAGATAATCGAACCGACGAAGACCGTGCCGCGAGCCATCGCGGCCAGCATCGTCACGGTCACGGTCCTCTACACGCTCGTCATCGTCGCGATGGTGAACGCACCGGTCCCCAACAGCGTCCTCGAACAGGGTGAGACGGCGATGGGACAGGTCGCCGCCTCGTTCCTCGGCCCCGTCGGCCAGTACCTCATCGTCGCGGGGGCGGTGTTCTCGATGATCAGCGCGTCGAACGCCTCCATCCTCGCGGCGAGCGGTATCGGGGCGTTGATGGGCCGCAACGGGCAGGGGCCGCGTCGGTTCTCGCGTATCCACCCCGACTACGGTACGCCCTCGTGGTCCATCGGGACCGCTACCGCGCTCATCTGTCTCCTGATAATCGTCTTCATGTCGCTGCTCGGCCACCACGGCCTCGTCGCACACGACGTGCTCGGACTCGAACCGCTCACCGGATTCGCGACGTTCAACCTCCTGTTGCCGCTGGCGGTCGTCAACGGGGCGCTCGTCTTCTCGCGGCGCAACCGGCCGAACCTCACGCGAGGGTTCCGGATGCCCGGCAGTCCCGTCCTGCCGGTCGTCGGTATCGTCGCCAACCTCGCGCTCATCTACATGCTGCCGACCGTCGGGGTCCTCATCGGGACTGCCGTCGTCGTCGTCATGCTGGGCGTCTACCTCGCCTGGGGCGGCACGACGCCCGTCGACGAGATGTCCGAACGGGCGAGTCTCGTCACGCCGACGGCGCTGGGCGGGAGCACCTCCGGGGAGGAGTCGCTCTCGAACGCCGAGGCGTTCCGCGTCCTCGTCCCCATCGCGCGCCCCGACCGCGCGCCGAAGTACGTCCGACTCGCCCGGTCGCTGGCCGGTGCCGACCACGAGAACCCGGTCGTCCAACTCGTCACCGTCACGGACACGCCCGACCAGACCCCGAGCGAACTGATGCGCGAGGAGAACGCCGAGCGCCTCACCGCGCTCCGGGAGTCGCTCGCCGAGGCGGACGTCGACACCGACAACCTGCTCGTCGAGTCCCACATCTGTCGGGACATCGGGTTCGACATCGTCCAGACCGCACGCGACGACGGGGCCGACCGCATCATGATGGGCCTCCCCGAGGAGCACCCCGAGGTGACCGAGCGCGTGGAGTACGAGGCACCCTGTGGCGTGCTGTTCGTCGGTGACGTGCCCGAGCCGTCGTCGGACCGACCGCTCGTCATCGGAACGGGGGAAGGCCCCCACCAGGTGGAGCTGCTGTCGATGGTCCGGAGACTCGGCGAAGCGGGCATCCCGGTCGTCGTCGCGAACGTGACGCCGAGCGAGGGGGGCACCAGCGAGCACCCCGAGTCGACCCTCACCCGGCTGGAGGGGGTGGAGGTCGACGTCGTGGACGTCACCGCACCAACCGTCGCCGCTGGCCTGGTGGAGGTGGCCGAGGAACGCGGCGGGACGCTCGTCGTCGGCGCGTCGCGGACGCGCCGTCTCGACCGCTGGATGTTCGGGAGCACCCCCGACCGGGCGGTGGACCTGGCGAACGACCACGACGTGCCAGTCGCCGTCTACGCGCACTCGACCGGCGTGCCCGACGCCATCACGTCGACGCTGTTCCCGGTGTACCGGTACGCCCGGAAGCTGTTCTCCTCCGGCGGCCCCCGGCAAGTGTCGCCGGAGTGA
- a CDS encoding amino acid permease, with amino-acid sequence MSGDDQELAKDLGPLAALTIGVGTMIGAGIFVLPGQAAAAAGPAVALSFVAGGIISLFTAMSASELGTAMPKAGGSYYYVNHALGPLFGSIAGWGNWMGLAFASAFYTLGFGEYLATFLPMPDVTTTLGPLGTVGLSSFQVGALLAGLVFIGVNYVGAKETGRLQTIIVVILVAILTLFSVLGFLQADLSTLRPFFPEETGGASAILPGTALVFVSFLGFAKITTVAEELKNPGRNLPLAVIGSVVIVTTMYAIIMVVLMGVINWKQLAPEFTTTPVLDVADIAFGAVGLAGVGIALLTFAGLLATASSANASILASSRINFAMGRDRLVTSKLSDVHPRFATPYRSIAVTGAIIIAFILYGDVKTLAKAGSVLHLIVYGLLNLALIVMRQSDSPDYQPEYEVPLYPVVPILGAISSFGLIAFMKPVEIGLAVGFVGFGIVWYFLYASSKTDKRGILAQYILSQPDQMPDAAVDAASAVQPDGGEFRVMVPLSNPSSETDLVTLAGAIAKQRGGTVVATHIVTVPDQTSLEYGAEHADELGGESVELLEHAREDAETFGVPVETHTVISHRGFEEVFGAAQMYNADLVVMGWGPDHGSPGRAEGAMDDLTQDVPCDFLVLKDRGFDPERILVPTAGGPDSDLSAQIAVLLREQYGSEVVLMNVADDEATGRQFLESWAADHGLSDATLRVETGEVEASIERAAGDATMMIVGATERGLLRRLVSGSLVMDVVEDVDCSVLLAEQRRDRSLRERLFG; translated from the coding sequence ATGAGCGGCGACGACCAGGAACTCGCCAAGGACCTCGGACCGCTCGCGGCGCTGACCATCGGCGTCGGGACGATGATCGGTGCGGGCATCTTCGTGTTGCCAGGGCAAGCGGCAGCCGCAGCAGGTCCCGCGGTCGCGCTCTCGTTCGTCGCCGGAGGTATCATCTCACTGTTCACGGCGATGTCGGCGAGCGAACTCGGCACGGCGATGCCGAAGGCTGGCGGGAGTTACTACTACGTCAACCACGCTCTCGGCCCGCTGTTCGGCTCTATCGCCGGGTGGGGGAACTGGATGGGCCTGGCGTTCGCGAGCGCATTCTACACGCTGGGGTTCGGCGAGTACCTCGCCACGTTCCTTCCGATGCCCGACGTGACAACGACACTCGGTCCGCTCGGGACAGTCGGCCTCTCGTCGTTCCAGGTCGGTGCGTTGCTTGCCGGACTGGTGTTCATCGGCGTCAACTACGTCGGAGCGAAAGAGACCGGCCGCCTGCAGACGATAATCGTCGTCATACTGGTTGCCATCCTGACGCTGTTCTCGGTCCTCGGGTTCCTGCAGGCCGACCTCTCGACGCTCCGACCGTTCTTCCCCGAAGAGACTGGCGGCGCGAGCGCGATTCTGCCCGGAACGGCGCTCGTGTTCGTCTCCTTCCTCGGTTTCGCGAAGATAACGACCGTCGCCGAGGAGTTGAAGAACCCCGGACGGAACCTCCCGCTCGCAGTCATCGGGAGTGTCGTCATCGTTACGACGATGTACGCCATCATCATGGTGGTCCTGATGGGTGTCATCAACTGGAAACAGCTCGCGCCGGAGTTCACGACGACGCCCGTCCTCGACGTGGCCGATATCGCCTTCGGTGCGGTCGGACTGGCCGGGGTCGGCATCGCCCTCCTGACGTTCGCGGGACTGCTCGCGACGGCCTCCAGCGCGAACGCTTCCATCCTCGCCTCCTCGCGCATCAACTTCGCGATGGGCCGCGACCGACTCGTCACATCGAAGCTCAGCGACGTCCACCCCCGGTTCGCGACGCCGTACCGGTCCATCGCGGTCACGGGTGCTATCATCATCGCGTTCATCCTCTACGGTGACGTCAAGACGCTCGCAAAAGCCGGGAGCGTCCTCCACCTCATCGTCTACGGGCTGCTCAATCTCGCGCTCATCGTGATGCGACAGTCGGACAGCCCCGACTACCAGCCCGAGTACGAAGTACCGCTGTACCCGGTCGTTCCCATTCTGGGCGCCATCAGTTCGTTCGGACTCATCGCGTTCATGAAGCCGGTCGAAATCGGTCTCGCCGTCGGGTTCGTCGGGTTCGGTATCGTCTGGTACTTCCTCTACGCGAGTTCGAAGACCGACAAGCGAGGCATCCTCGCACAGTACATCCTCTCACAGCCCGACCAGATGCCGGACGCGGCCGTCGACGCCGCGAGCGCCGTCCAGCCGGACGGCGGGGAGTTCCGCGTGATGGTGCCACTGTCGAACCCGTCCAGCGAGACGGACCTGGTCACGCTCGCGGGAGCGATCGCGAAACAGCGTGGCGGCACCGTCGTCGCCACCCACATCGTGACCGTCCCCGACCAGACCTCCCTGGAGTACGGGGCCGAACACGCCGACGAACTGGGCGGCGAGTCCGTCGAGCTGCTCGAACACGCCCGCGAGGACGCCGAAACGTTCGGCGTCCCGGTCGAGACCCACACCGTCATCTCCCACCGCGGGTTCGAAGAGGTGTTCGGCGCGGCCCAGATGTACAACGCCGACCTCGTCGTGATGGGCTGGGGGCCGGACCACGGCTCGCCCGGCCGCGCGGAGGGCGCGATGGACGACCTCACACAGGACGTTCCGTGTGACTTCCTCGTGCTCAAGGACCGCGGGTTCGACCCCGAACGCATCCTCGTCCCGACGGCGGGCGGCCCGGACTCCGACCTCTCCGCCCAGATAGCGGTGTTGCTCCGCGAGCAGTACGGGAGCGAGGTCGTCCTCATGAACGTCGCCGACGACGAGGCGACCGGTCGGCAGTTCCTCGAATCGTGGGCCGCGGACCACGGCCTCTCGGACGCGACGCTCCGTGTCGAGACCGGCGAGGTGGAAGCGTCGATCGAACGCGCCGCCGGGGACGCGACGATGATGATCGTGGGAGCCACCGAGCGTGGTCTCCTCCGACGACTCGTCTCGGGGTCGCTCGTGATGGACGTCGTCGAGGACGTCGACTGCTCCGTGCTGCTGGCAGAACAGCGCCGCGACCGATCGCTCAGGGAGCGCCTCTTCGGCTGA
- the trkA gene encoding Trk system potassium transporter TrkA: MRVIVVGAGEVGESIAASLCGTHEVVVVDIDPDRVGDLTYELDVLAIEGDGGDRSTLVEAGIETADLVIASTDDDETNIVTCGTADTLSDAFTICRVKDTQYLDTWRNADGAFGIDFMVCTVLLTAESVVRLIGLPAAQDVDTFSGGTVRMAQFEVPVDSPVADQTVAEADRWDSLTFAAIIRDDEFVIPSGDTCIQADDEVIVIGSPESTREFAADLSPSSGGPDDIVIVGGSEVGFQVARLLEERGFRPRLIERDPDRARSLAEQLPKTTVMESDATDRSFLQREHVGDADVVVTALDNDEKNLLASLIAKRLGADRTVSLTETGAYVELFEEVGVDVAVNPRETVAEEITRFTREQRAENVAIIEDDRAEVLELTVEEESSLVGRPIRESVPDLPAGTVIGAITRDGSFVTPRGETVIQVGDHVVLFVRTEDIDAVAAKV, from the coding sequence GTGCGCGTAATCGTCGTCGGCGCGGGCGAAGTCGGGGAGAGCATCGCCGCCAGCCTCTGTGGGACCCACGAGGTGGTCGTCGTCGACATCGACCCCGACCGGGTCGGTGACCTCACCTACGAACTCGACGTGCTGGCCATAGAGGGCGACGGCGGCGACCGCTCGACGCTCGTGGAGGCCGGAATCGAGACCGCCGACCTCGTCATCGCCAGCACGGACGACGACGAGACGAACATCGTCACCTGCGGGACTGCAGACACGCTCAGCGACGCGTTCACCATCTGCCGCGTGAAGGACACGCAGTATCTCGACACGTGGCGCAACGCGGACGGCGCGTTCGGCATCGACTTCATGGTCTGTACCGTCCTGCTGACCGCCGAGAGCGTCGTCCGTCTCATCGGTCTCCCCGCCGCTCAGGACGTCGACACGTTCTCGGGCGGCACGGTGCGGATGGCCCAGTTCGAGGTACCCGTCGACAGCCCCGTCGCCGACCAGACCGTCGCCGAGGCCGACCGGTGGGACTCGTTGACGTTCGCGGCCATCATCCGCGACGACGAGTTCGTCATCCCCTCGGGGGACACCTGCATCCAGGCCGACGACGAGGTCATCGTCATCGGGTCGCCCGAGAGCACGAGGGAGTTCGCCGCAGACCTCTCGCCGAGCTCCGGTGGTCCAGACGACATCGTCATCGTCGGCGGGAGCGAGGTCGGCTTCCAGGTGGCCCGCCTGCTCGAAGAGCGCGGGTTCCGCCCGCGGCTCATCGAGCGAGACCCCGACCGGGCGCGGAGCCTCGCCGAGCAACTGCCGAAGACGACCGTGATGGAGTCCGACGCGACCGACCGCTCGTTCCTCCAGCGCGAACACGTCGGCGACGCCGACGTGGTCGTCACGGCACTCGACAACGACGAGAAGAACCTGCTGGCGTCGCTCATCGCCAAGCGTCTCGGCGCGGACCGCACCGTCTCGCTCACCGAGACGGGCGCGTACGTCGAACTGTTCGAGGAGGTCGGCGTCGACGTCGCCGTCAACCCCCGTGAAACCGTCGCCGAGGAGATAACGCGGTTCACCCGCGAACAGCGCGCCGAGAACGTCGCCATCATCGAGGACGACCGGGCGGAGGTGCTCGAACTCACCGTCGAGGAGGAGAGTTCGCTCGTCGGCCGTCCCATCCGCGAGAGCGTCCCGGACCTCCCCGCCGGAACGGTCATCGGGGCCATCACGCGCGACGGGAGCTTCGTCACGCCGCGCGGGGAGACGGTCATCCAGGTGGGCGACCACGTCGTCCTGTTCGTCAGGACCGAGGACATCGACGCCGTCGCGGCGAAAGTGTGA